The Shewanella sp. MTB7 genome includes a window with the following:
- a CDS encoding TetR/AcrR family transcriptional regulator — translation MIKLERESLLLEVARELILESGMVSFTFTDIAKRAEVSRATLYKYFSGKEDVLVSLFVRDANNTRQMLLDIQDYEPLNDREKLITALLAPVSISSDSKNRLGITFLSANPGIYLFAGKSQQEELERLIEQLKNIHTQFWMTPMKKGTLITTQEQLVKVMAAVYPYQRGCVLIPQSIMTLGNHINRSLFDVYENLMLYTDKLEWHEDHKTVEYDKVLKAIGKFERDCMIAC, via the coding sequence ATGATTAAGCTAGAGCGAGAATCACTATTATTAGAAGTGGCGAGAGAGTTGATTCTTGAGTCTGGTATGGTTTCTTTTACATTTACTGACATTGCCAAACGAGCAGAAGTCTCTAGAGCGACGCTGTATAAATATTTTTCAGGTAAAGAAGATGTGCTTGTGTCTCTGTTTGTTCGTGATGCGAATAATACGCGGCAGATGTTGTTGGATATTCAAGACTATGAGCCATTAAACGATCGTGAAAAGTTAATCACGGCACTATTGGCTCCTGTATCGATCTCATCGGATAGCAAGAATCGTTTAGGTATCACTTTTCTGAGTGCAAACCCTGGTATCTACCTTTTTGCAGGAAAAAGTCAGCAAGAGGAGTTGGAAAGGCTCATCGAGCAGCTAAAAAATATTCACACTCAGTTTTGGATGACACCCATGAAAAAAGGCACCTTGATTACGACTCAAGAGCAGCTTGTTAAGGTGATGGCAGCCGTTTACCCCTATCAGAGAGGTTGTGTACTCATTCCCCAAAGTATTATGACCTTAGGTAACCACATCAACCGTTCGCTGTTCGATGTGTATGAAAACCTGATGCTCTATACCGATAAGCTCGAGTGGCATGAAGATCATAAAACAGTCGAGTATGACAAGGTACTAAAGGCGATTGGAAAGTTTGAGCGTGACTGTATGATCGCCTGCTAG